The proteins below come from a single Strix uralensis isolate ZFMK-TIS-50842 chromosome 8, bStrUra1, whole genome shotgun sequence genomic window:
- the MPL gene encoding thrombopoietin receptor isoform X11, whose translation MLRCWQGCPRTSSASHAPLRISPASGMRRKRRRQQAGCATSTTGTAGTCPQRAQCPHGTMGLVGCGTSASSPARTCGSSPSSTSVSWMPPPTRPSTGGSSVWTRSHCPASEHHSPLGWGCRAALRVVAATARRLPELLPLRGTVVPCQLPRDALQHCVGPQQAAPWGSLHPPSSQQPCTHGQGSRSLPGSGTGAGPGQHLGDPPGPVPRDEVPHPGAQQARWHLHGWRLGALVTGSGCRDTPLLWEDTWQLCEESVGAQGTHACTFQPRAGSAISVLVNVTQPHASFTLSFFKEPFWLHQAVLTDAPQLVQATVSQGRLSLQWLPPLEALAEQLDYQVRYAVENSHDWKVLQVPRAAKKEVLDLRPGTRYHAQVRAQPSGPWYQGSWSAWSKPVAVDAMADAGKGQGRTGGCGQRSHTARAGDREYWKWDGERRAKGDSGGGSGEGAVPAFPHRCRLDHPECYGGAAALHGSAPGAAVHLPLPLQQREAEALAPRSRPTPRTGQLPPRKQQARPGQRLLQAAAGGGRPALPAGGAARPAAGGGRVAASADCRPAAQHRHRQPVLPAHERLGAARAALSRVPRPDIN comes from the exons ATGCTGCGCTGCTGGCAGGGGTGCCCGAGGACATCCTCTGCTTCTCACGCTCCTTTGAGGATCTCACCTGCTTCTGGgatgaggagaaagaggaggaggcagcaagCGGGATGTGCCACTTCTACTACTGGTACAGCAG GGACATGCCCACAGCGTGCACAGTGTCCACATGGCACCATGGGGCTGGTGGGATGCGGCACGTCTGCGTCTTCCCCAGCCAGGACGTGCGGCTCTTCACCCAGCTCCACCTCCGTGTCCTGGATGCCACCACCAACCAGACCAAGTACTGGCGGGAGCTCAGTGTGGACGCG GTCTCATTGCCCCGCCAGTGAACATCACAGCCcgctgggctggggctgcagggcagctctgCGTGTCGTGGCAGCCACCGCTCGACGACTACCTGAACTTCTTCCTCTACGAGGTACAGTGGtgccctgccagctccccagAGATGCCCTGCAGCACTGCGTTGGACCCCAGCAGGCAGCGCCCTGGGGATCCCTCCATCCACCCAGCAGTCAGCAACCATGCACCCACGGCCAGGGCAGCCGCAGCCTCCCCGGGAGCGGGACAG GGGCTGGTCCAGGCCAACACCTGGGTGATCCTCCGGGACCTGTGCCCAGGGATGAAGTACCACATCCAGGTGCGCAGCAAGCCCGATGGCACCTCCATGGATGGCGTCTGGGGGCCCTGGTCACAGGCAGTGGCTGCAGAGACACCCCACTCCTCTG GGAAGACACATGGCAGCTTTGTGAGGAGAGCGTGGGGGCACAGGGTACCCACGCCTGCACCTtccagcccagggctggcagTGCCATCTCTGTCCTAGTGAACGTCACCCAGCCCCATGCATCTTTCACGCTCAGCTTCTTCAAGGAGCCCTTCTGGCTGCATCAGGCTG TGCTCACAGACGCCCCACAGCTAGTGCAGGCAACAGTGTCACAGGGCCGGCTGAGCCTGCAGTGGCTGCCACCCCTGGAGGCACTGGCTGAGCAGTTGGACTACCAGGTCCGCTATGCCGTGGAGAACAGCCATGACTGGAAG GTCCTGCAGGTCCCGCGGGCAGCCAAGAAAGAAGTCCTGGACCTACGGCCAGGCACCCGCTACCATGCCCAGGTGCGGGCCCAGCCCAGTGGGCCGTGGTACCAGGGCAGCTGGAGCGCCTGGTCCAAACCTGTCGCGGTTGATGCCATGGCGGATGCGGGTAAGGGACAGGGCAGGACCGGAGGCTGTGGCCAGAGGAGCCACACAGCGAGGGCGGGAGACCGAGAGTACTGGAAATGGGATGGGGAGCGCCGGGCAAAGGGTGACAGTGGTGGGGGGTCTGGGGAGGGCGCAGTCCCAGCGTTCCCCCACCGATGTAGGCTGGATCATCCCGAGTGTTACGGTGGTGCCGCTGCTCTTCACGGGAGTGCTCCTGGGGCTGCGGtgcaccttcccctccctctACAG CAACGTGAAGCAGAAGCTCTGGCCCCCCGTTCCCGACCTACACCGCGCACTGGGCAGCTTCCTCCACGAAAGCAGCAAGCACGGCCAG GCCAGCGCCTTCTACAAGCAGCCGCCGGAGGAGGCcgtcctgccctgcctgctggagGTGCTGCCCGgcccgcggcgggaggcgggcgcGTCGCCGCCAGCGCAGACTGCCGGCCGGCTGCCCAGCACCGACATCGCCAACCAGTCCTACCTGCTCATGAGCGGCTGGGAGCTGCGCGGGCCGCCCTGAGCCGCGTCCCCCGCCCCGATATAAACTAG
- the MPL gene encoding thrombopoietin receptor isoform X16, whose product MAACLRWDWLLSLLPAILLSLHSPPSAPEPVTSQDAALLAGVPEDILCFSRSFEDLTCFWDEEKEEEAASGMCHFYYWYSRDMPTACTVSTWHHGAGGMRHVCVFPSQDVRLFTQLHLRVLDATTNQTKYWRELSVDAVGLIAPPVNITARWAGAAGQLCVSWQPPLDDYLNFFLYEVQWCPASSPEMPCSTALDPSRQRPGDPSIHPAVSNHAPTARAAAASPGAGQGLVQANTWVILRDLCPGMKYHIQVRSKPDGTSMDGVWGPWSQAVAAETPHSSGDIGLRCSTPDLLHVRCEWSWDPTEPRSSHQLFYRLSPSGASTREDTWQLCEESVGAQGTHACTFQPRAGSAISVLVNVTQPHASFTLSFFKEPFWLHQAVLTDAPQLVQATVSQGRLSLQWLPPLEALAEQLDYQVRYAVENSHDWKVLQVPRAAKKEVLDLRPGTRYHAQVRAQPSGPWYQGSWSAWSKPVAVDAMADAGKGQGRTGGCGQRSHTARAGDREAQSQRSPTDVGWIIPSVTVVPLLFTGVLLGLRCTFPSLYSNVKQKLWPPVPDLHRALGSFLHESSKHGQASAFYKQPPEEAVLPCLLEVLPGPRREAGASPPAQTAGRLPSTDIANQSYLLMSGWELRGPP is encoded by the exons ATGGCAGCCTGCCTGCGCTGGGActggctcctctccctgctccctgccatcCTGCTCAGCCTCCACAGCCCACCATCAGCCCCCGAGCCAGTGACATCCCAAG ATGCTGCGCTGCTGGCAGGGGTGCCCGAGGACATCCTCTGCTTCTCACGCTCCTTTGAGGATCTCACCTGCTTCTGGgatgaggagaaagaggaggaggcagcaagCGGGATGTGCCACTTCTACTACTGGTACAGCAG GGACATGCCCACAGCGTGCACAGTGTCCACATGGCACCATGGGGCTGGTGGGATGCGGCACGTCTGCGTCTTCCCCAGCCAGGACGTGCGGCTCTTCACCCAGCTCCACCTCCGTGTCCTGGATGCCACCACCAACCAGACCAAGTACTGGCGGGAGCTCAGTGTGGACGCGGTGG GTCTCATTGCCCCGCCAGTGAACATCACAGCCcgctgggctggggctgcagggcagctctgCGTGTCGTGGCAGCCACCGCTCGACGACTACCTGAACTTCTTCCTCTACGAGGTACAGTGGtgccctgccagctccccagAGATGCCCTGCAGCACTGCGTTGGACCCCAGCAGGCAGCGCCCTGGGGATCCCTCCATCCACCCAGCAGTCAGCAACCATGCACCCACGGCCAGGGCAGCCGCAGCCTCCCCGGGAGCGGGACAG GGGCTGGTCCAGGCCAACACCTGGGTGATCCTCCGGGACCTGTGCCCAGGGATGAAGTACCACATCCAGGTGCGCAGCAAGCCCGATGGCACCTCCATGGATGGCGTCTGGGGGCCCTGGTCACAGGCAGTGGCTGCAGAGACACCCCACTCCTCTG GAGACATCGGGCTGCGCTGCagcacccctgacctgctgcacgtGCGCTGCGAGTGGAGTTGGGACCCCACAGAGCCCCGCAGCTCCCACCAGCTCTTCTACCGTCTGTCTCCAAGCGGGGCCAGCACAAG GGAAGACACATGGCAGCTTTGTGAGGAGAGCGTGGGGGCACAGGGTACCCACGCCTGCACCTtccagcccagggctggcagTGCCATCTCTGTCCTAGTGAACGTCACCCAGCCCCATGCATCTTTCACGCTCAGCTTCTTCAAGGAGCCCTTCTGGCTGCATCAGGCTG TGCTCACAGACGCCCCACAGCTAGTGCAGGCAACAGTGTCACAGGGCCGGCTGAGCCTGCAGTGGCTGCCACCCCTGGAGGCACTGGCTGAGCAGTTGGACTACCAGGTCCGCTATGCCGTGGAGAACAGCCATGACTGGAAG GTCCTGCAGGTCCCGCGGGCAGCCAAGAAAGAAGTCCTGGACCTACGGCCAGGCACCCGCTACCATGCCCAGGTGCGGGCCCAGCCCAGTGGGCCGTGGTACCAGGGCAGCTGGAGCGCCTGGTCCAAACCTGTCGCGGTTGATGCCATGGCGGATGCGGGTAAGGGACAGGGCAGGACCGGAGGCTGTGGCCAGAGGAGCCACACAGCGAGGGCGGGAGACCGAGA GGCGCAGTCCCAGCGTTCCCCCACCGATGTAGGCTGGATCATCCCGAGTGTTACGGTGGTGCCGCTGCTCTTCACGGGAGTGCTCCTGGGGCTGCGGtgcaccttcccctccctctACAG CAACGTGAAGCAGAAGCTCTGGCCCCCCGTTCCCGACCTACACCGCGCACTGGGCAGCTTCCTCCACGAAAGCAGCAAGCACGGCCAG GCCAGCGCCTTCTACAAGCAGCCGCCGGAGGAGGCcgtcctgccctgcctgctggagGTGCTGCCCGgcccgcggcgggaggcgggcgcGTCGCCGCCAGCGCAGACTGCCGGCCGGCTGCCCAGCACCGACATCGCCAACCAGTCCTACCTGCTCATGAGCGGCTGGGAGCTGCGCGGGCCGCCCTGA
- the MPL gene encoding thrombopoietin receptor isoform X6, with protein sequence MRLSMSAGPHHGGPAPAPTPLASVWALLMPLCLQVCSWHSHGDGAAGPCRADPVHTSARWPRAGWSRSSCLMSHAPTCLQPPTACPALPCPAPHRGLPGFSGVVFLPTPASRCARSHKGRTCRLSDRSSLTWHCGWWRRGRRTVVSGTGKCRRWGGGSLQPGFLSCTAATSQIKVPPGGAAAAPRTLGRAEARVALAHGLQDGSLPALGLAPLPAPCHPAQPPQPTISPRASDIPRDMPTACTVSTWHHGAGGMRHVCVFPSQDVRLFTQLHLRVLDATTNQTKYWRELSVDAVGLIAPPVNITARWAGAAGQLCVSWQPPLDDYLNFFLYEVQWCPASSPEMPCSTALDPSRQRPGDPSIHPAVSNHAPTARAAAASPGAGQGLVQANTWVILRDLCPGMKYHIQVRSKPDGTSMDGVWGPWSQAVAAETPHSSGDIGLRCSTPDLLHVRCEWSWDPTEPRSSHQLFYRLSPSGASTRSCRSRGQPRKKSWTYGQAPATMPRCGPSPVGRGTRAAGAPGPNLSRLMPWRMRAGSSRVLRWCRCSSRECSWGCGAPSPPSTGKGWAWGRRGGSSTRPGRPAWGRQGTPGLGCAFNTPFLAPSNVKQKLWPPVPDLHRALGSFLHESSKHGQASAFYKQPPEEAVLPCLLEVLPGPRREAGASPPAQTAGRLPSTDIANQSYLLMSGWELRGPP encoded by the exons ATGAGATTGAGCATGTCTGCAGGACCCCACCATGGTGGTCCTGCTCCTGCACCAACACCACTAGCATCTGTGTGGGCCCTGCTGATGCCCCTGTGCCTGCAGGTCTGCTCCTGGCACAGCCATGGGGATGGTGCTGCTGGGCCATGCAGGGCAGACCCAGTGCACACCAGTGCCAGGTGgcccagggcaggatggagccGGAGCAGCTGCCTCATGTCCCATGCTCCCACATGCCTGCAGCCCCCaacagcctgccctgccctgccttgccctgccccACACAGGGGCCTCCCTGGTTTCTCAggggttgtttttcttcctacCCCAGCCTCCCGGTGTGCCCGTAGCCACAAGGGCAGGACGTGCCGCCTATCtgataggagcagcctcacttGGCACTGCGGCTGGTGGCGGAGGGGCCGCAGAACGGTGGTTTCGGGCACGGGGAAGTGCCGGcgatggggtggggggagcctcCAGCCAGGCTTCCTGAGCTGCACAGCCGCCACTTCCCAGATAAAGGTACCGCCCGGAGGAGCCGCAGCAGCTCCCAGGACGCTCGGAAGGGCCGAGGCACGCGTGGCCCTGGCACACGGGTTGCAGGATGGCAGCCTGCCTGCGCTGGGActggctcctctccctgctccctgccatcCTGCTCAGCCTCCACAGCCCACCATCAGCCCCCGAGCCAGTGACATCCCAAG GGACATGCCCACAGCGTGCACAGTGTCCACATGGCACCATGGGGCTGGTGGGATGCGGCACGTCTGCGTCTTCCCCAGCCAGGACGTGCGGCTCTTCACCCAGCTCCACCTCCGTGTCCTGGATGCCACCACCAACCAGACCAAGTACTGGCGGGAGCTCAGTGTGGACGCGGTGG GTCTCATTGCCCCGCCAGTGAACATCACAGCCcgctgggctggggctgcagggcagctctgCGTGTCGTGGCAGCCACCGCTCGACGACTACCTGAACTTCTTCCTCTACGAGGTACAGTGGtgccctgccagctccccagAGATGCCCTGCAGCACTGCGTTGGACCCCAGCAGGCAGCGCCCTGGGGATCCCTCCATCCACCCAGCAGTCAGCAACCATGCACCCACGGCCAGGGCAGCCGCAGCCTCCCCGGGAGCGGGACAG GGGCTGGTCCAGGCCAACACCTGGGTGATCCTCCGGGACCTGTGCCCAGGGATGAAGTACCACATCCAGGTGCGCAGCAAGCCCGATGGCACCTCCATGGATGGCGTCTGGGGGCCCTGGTCACAGGCAGTGGCTGCAGAGACACCCCACTCCTCTG GAGACATCGGGCTGCGCTGCagcacccctgacctgctgcacgtGCGCTGCGAGTGGAGTTGGGACCCCACAGAGCCCCGCAGCTCCCACCAGCTCTTCTACCGTCTGTCTCCAAGCGGGGCCAGCACAAG GTCCTGCAGGTCCCGCGGGCAGCCAAGAAAGAAGTCCTGGACCTACGGCCAGGCACCCGCTACCATGCCCAGGTGCGGGCCCAGCCCAGTGGGCCGTGGTACCAGGGCAGCTGGAGCGCCTGGTCCAAACCTGTCGCGGTTGATGCCATGGCGGATGCGG GCTGGATCATCCCGAGTGTTACGGTGGTGCCGCTGCTCTTCACGGGAGTGCTCCTGGGGCTGCGGtgcaccttcccctccctctACAGGTAAGGGCTGGGCCTGGGGCAGGCGAGGGGGGTCCAGCACCAGGCCTGGGCGCCCTGCTTGGGGGCGTCAGGGCACCCCAGGACTGGGGTGTGCTTTCAACACCCCCTTCCTCGCACCCAGCAACGTGAAGCAGAAGCTCTGGCCCCCCGTTCCCGACCTACACCGCGCACTGGGCAGCTTCCTCCACGAAAGCAGCAAGCACGGCCAG GCCAGCGCCTTCTACAAGCAGCCGCCGGAGGAGGCcgtcctgccctgcctgctggagGTGCTGCCCGgcccgcggcgggaggcgggcgcGTCGCCGCCAGCGCAGACTGCCGGCCGGCTGCCCAGCACCGACATCGCCAACCAGTCCTACCTGCTCATGAGCGGCTGGGAGCTGCGCGGGCCGCCCTGA
- the MPL gene encoding thrombopoietin receptor isoform X5: protein MRLSMSAGPHHGGPAPAPTPLASVWALLMPLCLQVCSWHSHGDGAAGPCRADPVHTSARWPRAGWSRSSCLMSHAPTCLQPPTACPALPCPAPHRGLPGFSGVVFLPTPASRCARSHKGRTCRLSDRSSLTWHCGWWRRGRRTVVSGTGKCRRWGGGSLQPGFLSCTAATSQIKVPPGGAAAAPRTLGRAEARVALAHGLQDGSLPALGLAPLPAPCHPAQPPQPTISPRASDIPRDMPTACTVSTWHHGAGGMRHVCVFPSQDVRLFTQLHLRVLDATTNQTKYWRELSVDAVGLIAPPVNITARWAGAAGQLCVSWQPPLDDYLNFFLYEVQWCPASSPEMPCSTALDPSRQRPGDPSIHPAVSNHAPTARAAAASPGAGQGLVQANTWVILRDLCPGMKYHIQVRSKPDGTSMDGVWGPWSQAVAAETPHSSGDIGLRCSTPDLLHVRCEWSWDPTEPRSSHQLFYRLSPSGASTRSCRSRGQPRKKSWTYGQAPATMPRCGPSPVGRGTRAAGAPGPNLSRLMPWRMRVRDRAGPEAVARGATQRGRETESTGNGMGSAGQRVTVVGGLGRAQSQRSPTDVGWIIPSVTVVPLLFTGVLLGLRCTFPSLYSNVKQKLWPPVPDLHRALGSFLHESSKHGQASAFYKQPPEEAVLPCLLEVLPGPRREAGASPPAQTAGRLPSTDIANQSYLLMSGWELRGPP, encoded by the exons ATGAGATTGAGCATGTCTGCAGGACCCCACCATGGTGGTCCTGCTCCTGCACCAACACCACTAGCATCTGTGTGGGCCCTGCTGATGCCCCTGTGCCTGCAGGTCTGCTCCTGGCACAGCCATGGGGATGGTGCTGCTGGGCCATGCAGGGCAGACCCAGTGCACACCAGTGCCAGGTGgcccagggcaggatggagccGGAGCAGCTGCCTCATGTCCCATGCTCCCACATGCCTGCAGCCCCCaacagcctgccctgccctgccttgccctgccccACACAGGGGCCTCCCTGGTTTCTCAggggttgtttttcttcctacCCCAGCCTCCCGGTGTGCCCGTAGCCACAAGGGCAGGACGTGCCGCCTATCtgataggagcagcctcacttGGCACTGCGGCTGGTGGCGGAGGGGCCGCAGAACGGTGGTTTCGGGCACGGGGAAGTGCCGGcgatggggtggggggagcctcCAGCCAGGCTTCCTGAGCTGCACAGCCGCCACTTCCCAGATAAAGGTACCGCCCGGAGGAGCCGCAGCAGCTCCCAGGACGCTCGGAAGGGCCGAGGCACGCGTGGCCCTGGCACACGGGTTGCAGGATGGCAGCCTGCCTGCGCTGGGActggctcctctccctgctccctgccatcCTGCTCAGCCTCCACAGCCCACCATCAGCCCCCGAGCCAGTGACATCCCAAG GGACATGCCCACAGCGTGCACAGTGTCCACATGGCACCATGGGGCTGGTGGGATGCGGCACGTCTGCGTCTTCCCCAGCCAGGACGTGCGGCTCTTCACCCAGCTCCACCTCCGTGTCCTGGATGCCACCACCAACCAGACCAAGTACTGGCGGGAGCTCAGTGTGGACGCGGTGG GTCTCATTGCCCCGCCAGTGAACATCACAGCCcgctgggctggggctgcagggcagctctgCGTGTCGTGGCAGCCACCGCTCGACGACTACCTGAACTTCTTCCTCTACGAGGTACAGTGGtgccctgccagctccccagAGATGCCCTGCAGCACTGCGTTGGACCCCAGCAGGCAGCGCCCTGGGGATCCCTCCATCCACCCAGCAGTCAGCAACCATGCACCCACGGCCAGGGCAGCCGCAGCCTCCCCGGGAGCGGGACAG GGGCTGGTCCAGGCCAACACCTGGGTGATCCTCCGGGACCTGTGCCCAGGGATGAAGTACCACATCCAGGTGCGCAGCAAGCCCGATGGCACCTCCATGGATGGCGTCTGGGGGCCCTGGTCACAGGCAGTGGCTGCAGAGACACCCCACTCCTCTG GAGACATCGGGCTGCGCTGCagcacccctgacctgctgcacgtGCGCTGCGAGTGGAGTTGGGACCCCACAGAGCCCCGCAGCTCCCACCAGCTCTTCTACCGTCTGTCTCCAAGCGGGGCCAGCACAAG GTCCTGCAGGTCCCGCGGGCAGCCAAGAAAGAAGTCCTGGACCTACGGCCAGGCACCCGCTACCATGCCCAGGTGCGGGCCCAGCCCAGTGGGCCGTGGTACCAGGGCAGCTGGAGCGCCTGGTCCAAACCTGTCGCGGTTGATGCCATGGCGGATGCGGGTAAGGGACAGGGCAGGACCGGAGGCTGTGGCCAGAGGAGCCACACAGCGAGGGCGGGAGACCGAGAGTACTGGAAATGGGATGGGGAGCGCCGGGCAAAGGGTGACAGTGGTGGGGGGTCTGGGGAGGGCGCAGTCCCAGCGTTCCCCCACCGATGTAGGCTGGATCATCCCGAGTGTTACGGTGGTGCCGCTGCTCTTCACGGGAGTGCTCCTGGGGCTGCGGtgcaccttcccctccctctACAG CAACGTGAAGCAGAAGCTCTGGCCCCCCGTTCCCGACCTACACCGCGCACTGGGCAGCTTCCTCCACGAAAGCAGCAAGCACGGCCAG GCCAGCGCCTTCTACAAGCAGCCGCCGGAGGAGGCcgtcctgccctgcctgctggagGTGCTGCCCGgcccgcggcgggaggcgggcgcGTCGCCGCCAGCGCAGACTGCCGGCCGGCTGCCCAGCACCGACATCGCCAACCAGTCCTACCTGCTCATGAGCGGCTGGGAGCTGCGCGGGCCGCCCTGA
- the MPL gene encoding thrombopoietin receptor isoform X3: MRLSMSAGPHHGGPAPAPTPLASVWALLMPLCLQVCSWHSHGDGAAGPCRADPVHTSARWPRAGWSRSSCLMSHAPTCLQPPTACPALPCPAPHRGLPGFSGVVFLPTPASRCARSHKGRTCRLSDRSSLTWHCGWWRRGRRTVVSGTGKCRRWGGGSLQPGFLSCTAATSQIKVPPGGAAAAPRTLGRAEARVALAHGLQDGSLPALGLAPLPAPCHPAQPPQPTISPRASDIPRDMPTACTVSTWHHGAGGMRHVCVFPSQDVRLFTQLHLRVLDATTNQTKYWRELSVDAVGLIAPPVNITARWAGAAGQLCVSWQPPLDDYLNFFLYEVQWCPASSPEMPCSTALDPSRQRPGDPSIHPAVSNHAPTARAAAASPGAGQGLVQANTWVILRDLCPGMKYHIQVRSKPDGTSMDGVWGPWSQAVAAETPHSSGDIGLRCSTPDLLHVRCEWSWDPTEPRSSHQLFYRLSPSGASTREDTWQLCEESVGAQGTHACTFQPRAGSAISVLVNVTQPHASFTLSFFKEPFWLHQAVLTDAPQLVQATVSQGRLSLQWLPPLEALAEQLDYQVRYAVENSHDWKVLQVPRAAKKEVLDLRPGTRYHAQVRAQPSGPWYQGSWSAWSKPVAVDAMADAGWIIPSVTVVPLLFTGVLLGLRCTFPSLYSNVKQKLWPPVPDLHRALGSFLHESSKHGQASAFYKQPPEEAVLPCLLEVLPGPRREAGASPPAQTAGRLPSTDIANQSYLLMSGWELRGPP; the protein is encoded by the exons ATGAGATTGAGCATGTCTGCAGGACCCCACCATGGTGGTCCTGCTCCTGCACCAACACCACTAGCATCTGTGTGGGCCCTGCTGATGCCCCTGTGCCTGCAGGTCTGCTCCTGGCACAGCCATGGGGATGGTGCTGCTGGGCCATGCAGGGCAGACCCAGTGCACACCAGTGCCAGGTGgcccagggcaggatggagccGGAGCAGCTGCCTCATGTCCCATGCTCCCACATGCCTGCAGCCCCCaacagcctgccctgccctgccttgccctgccccACACAGGGGCCTCCCTGGTTTCTCAggggttgtttttcttcctacCCCAGCCTCCCGGTGTGCCCGTAGCCACAAGGGCAGGACGTGCCGCCTATCtgataggagcagcctcacttGGCACTGCGGCTGGTGGCGGAGGGGCCGCAGAACGGTGGTTTCGGGCACGGGGAAGTGCCGGcgatggggtggggggagcctcCAGCCAGGCTTCCTGAGCTGCACAGCCGCCACTTCCCAGATAAAGGTACCGCCCGGAGGAGCCGCAGCAGCTCCCAGGACGCTCGGAAGGGCCGAGGCACGCGTGGCCCTGGCACACGGGTTGCAGGATGGCAGCCTGCCTGCGCTGGGActggctcctctccctgctccctgccatcCTGCTCAGCCTCCACAGCCCACCATCAGCCCCCGAGCCAGTGACATCCCAAG GGACATGCCCACAGCGTGCACAGTGTCCACATGGCACCATGGGGCTGGTGGGATGCGGCACGTCTGCGTCTTCCCCAGCCAGGACGTGCGGCTCTTCACCCAGCTCCACCTCCGTGTCCTGGATGCCACCACCAACCAGACCAAGTACTGGCGGGAGCTCAGTGTGGACGCGGTGG GTCTCATTGCCCCGCCAGTGAACATCACAGCCcgctgggctggggctgcagggcagctctgCGTGTCGTGGCAGCCACCGCTCGACGACTACCTGAACTTCTTCCTCTACGAGGTACAGTGGtgccctgccagctccccagAGATGCCCTGCAGCACTGCGTTGGACCCCAGCAGGCAGCGCCCTGGGGATCCCTCCATCCACCCAGCAGTCAGCAACCATGCACCCACGGCCAGGGCAGCCGCAGCCTCCCCGGGAGCGGGACAG GGGCTGGTCCAGGCCAACACCTGGGTGATCCTCCGGGACCTGTGCCCAGGGATGAAGTACCACATCCAGGTGCGCAGCAAGCCCGATGGCACCTCCATGGATGGCGTCTGGGGGCCCTGGTCACAGGCAGTGGCTGCAGAGACACCCCACTCCTCTG GAGACATCGGGCTGCGCTGCagcacccctgacctgctgcacgtGCGCTGCGAGTGGAGTTGGGACCCCACAGAGCCCCGCAGCTCCCACCAGCTCTTCTACCGTCTGTCTCCAAGCGGGGCCAGCACAAG GGAAGACACATGGCAGCTTTGTGAGGAGAGCGTGGGGGCACAGGGTACCCACGCCTGCACCTtccagcccagggctggcagTGCCATCTCTGTCCTAGTGAACGTCACCCAGCCCCATGCATCTTTCACGCTCAGCTTCTTCAAGGAGCCCTTCTGGCTGCATCAGGCTG TGCTCACAGACGCCCCACAGCTAGTGCAGGCAACAGTGTCACAGGGCCGGCTGAGCCTGCAGTGGCTGCCACCCCTGGAGGCACTGGCTGAGCAGTTGGACTACCAGGTCCGCTATGCCGTGGAGAACAGCCATGACTGGAAG GTCCTGCAGGTCCCGCGGGCAGCCAAGAAAGAAGTCCTGGACCTACGGCCAGGCACCCGCTACCATGCCCAGGTGCGGGCCCAGCCCAGTGGGCCGTGGTACCAGGGCAGCTGGAGCGCCTGGTCCAAACCTGTCGCGGTTGATGCCATGGCGGATGCGG GCTGGATCATCCCGAGTGTTACGGTGGTGCCGCTGCTCTTCACGGGAGTGCTCCTGGGGCTGCGGtgcaccttcccctccctctACAG CAACGTGAAGCAGAAGCTCTGGCCCCCCGTTCCCGACCTACACCGCGCACTGGGCAGCTTCCTCCACGAAAGCAGCAAGCACGGCCAG GCCAGCGCCTTCTACAAGCAGCCGCCGGAGGAGGCcgtcctgccctgcctgctggagGTGCTGCCCGgcccgcggcgggaggcgggcgcGTCGCCGCCAGCGCAGACTGCCGGCCGGCTGCCCAGCACCGACATCGCCAACCAGTCCTACCTGCTCATGAGCGGCTGGGAGCTGCGCGGGCCGCCCTGA